The following are encoded together in the Lathyrus oleraceus cultivar Zhongwan6 chromosome 3, CAAS_Psat_ZW6_1.0, whole genome shotgun sequence genome:
- the LOC127127256 gene encoding uncharacterized protein LOC127127256, translated as MAYRRRQGISRASTFKEEIHSSLDDDPKDSHQQNGSTPSLSSSNSSSPSLAAQAIKASAARRQPALSFAFDSSHPDYQRSTSFDAYGNDNNKSGFWGVLAHKAKSILDENNSDPQQHDTKPEGLKSHSLNTFSSPFSTQPFCQPPDSNKRMDNASIRKGLDAITTSLNHLGDTFEKAYEDGKTMVESKTADLRSQIRRKGDGTNQASSIRNPWQQSDQTQSHSPRESQLKASRDVALATAAKAKLLLRELKTVKADLAFAKARCAQLEEENKLLREREGSDKGLIRDDDDLIRLQMETLLAEKSRLANENETYSRENRFLREIVEYHQLTMQDVVQLDDGMEDVAELYPLPVNGITRLLSGSPHSLSPTPTSPDEVSLGSTKVMFPVPEEVDDDENTSEENETPTSVSASQNAEK; from the exons ATGGCGTATAGAAGAAGGCAAGGCATATCAAGAGCTTCAACATTCAAAGAAGAAATTCATTCATCATTGGATGATGATCCTAAAGATTCTCATCAACAAAATGGTTCTACACCTTCCCTCTCTTCTTCTAATTCTTCTTCGCCTTCGCTCGCCGCTCAAGCCATTAAAGCCTCCGCTGCTCGTCGTCAGCCTGCTCTTTCTTTTGCCTTTGACTCCTCTCATCCTGACTATCAACGATCCACG AGTTTTGATGCTTATGGAAATGACAATAACAAATCTGGTTTCTGGGGTGTTTTGGCTCATAAAGCCAAATCAATTCTGGATGAAAACAATTCAGATCCACAACAACATGACACCAAGCCAGAAGGACTCAAATCACACTCACTTAATACCTTTTCTAGCCCTTTTTCAACTCAG CCATTTTGTCAACCTCCTGACTCGAATAAAAGAATGGACAATGCTTCGATTCGGAAGGGATTGGATGCAATCACTACTTCCCTCAATCATCTAGGTGACACCTTTGAGAAGGCTTATGAG GATGGAAAAACAATGGTGGAGAGTAAGACAGCAGACCTGAGATCTCAAATCAGGCGAAAAGGTGACGGCACAAACCAAGCTTCAAGTATAAGGAATCCATGGCAGCAATCAGATCAGACACAGTCTCATTCTCCCCGTGAATCACAACTCAAGGCATCACGCGAC GTGGCATTGGCAACAGCAGCAAAAGCAAAATTACTTCTTCGTGAGCTAAAAACCGTTAAAGCGGATTTAGCATTTGCTAAAGCGCGTTGTGCTCAACTTGAAGAAGAAAATAAACTACTCAGGGAACGAGAAGGAAGCGACAAGGGACTTATCCGTGATGATGATGATCTG ATTCGGCTTCAAATGGAGACTCTTTTAGCTGAAAAGTCTCGTTTGGCTAATGAGAACGAGACATATTCAAGGGAAAACCGTTTCTTGAGGGAGATCGTGGAGTATCATCAGCTGACAATGCAGGATGTGGTGCAACTTGACGATGGAATGGAAGACGTCGCAGAACTTTATCCATTGCCTGTGAATGGAATCACTAGGTTGTTATCTGGCTCACCACACTCGTTATCACCTACACCGACATCGCCTGACGAGGTTTCTCTAGGGTCAACAAAAGTAATGTTTCCTGTGCCAGAAGAAGTAGATGATGATGAGAATACATCAGAAGAAAATGAGACTCCTACTAGTGTCTCAGCTTCTCAAAATGCAGAAAAATGA